A portion of the uncultured Draconibacterium sp. genome contains these proteins:
- a CDS encoding nitroreductase family protein translates to MIDFKIDKEKCTQCGLCAADCPTLVINPKSEYPEIKEGKEAQCIKCQHCLAICPTAALSIWGKKPEDSIPVKKNIVEPEALAQLVKTRRSTRKFKADELEPEFIRELLETAAYAPTGHNKNQVLFSVTETKSELDKLRNAVYNAIKDANAAGKLPERMAFLNDLQRLWESKQIDVLFRDAPHVLITSAPKNVASPDADCHIALSYFELLANTHEIGTLWNGFIKMVMKILAPDLGTRIGIPEDHELGYIMLFGKPAVKYARSVQNEELHLNRIKLN, encoded by the coding sequence ATGATCGATTTTAAAATAGATAAGGAGAAATGTACACAATGTGGTTTGTGTGCCGCCGATTGTCCAACATTGGTAATCAACCCCAAAAGCGAGTATCCTGAAATAAAAGAAGGCAAAGAAGCGCAGTGCATAAAATGTCAGCATTGTTTGGCAATTTGTCCAACGGCAGCGCTTTCAATATGGGGAAAGAAACCGGAAGACAGTATTCCGGTTAAAAAGAATATTGTTGAACCCGAAGCATTGGCGCAGTTGGTGAAAACGCGTCGCTCAACCCGTAAATTTAAAGCTGATGAATTAGAACCGGAATTTATCCGCGAATTGCTGGAAACAGCTGCTTATGCACCAACCGGCCACAATAAAAACCAGGTTTTATTCTCGGTAACCGAAACAAAAAGTGAGTTGGATAAATTGCGAAATGCGGTTTATAACGCGATTAAAGATGCAAATGCAGCAGGTAAACTACCCGAACGCATGGCGTTTTTAAATGATCTGCAGCGTTTGTGGGAAAGCAAACAAATCGACGTTCTTTTTCGCGATGCACCGCATGTATTAATTACCTCAGCTCCAAAAAATGTGGCGTCGCCCGATGCCGATTGTCATATTGCATTGAGTTATTTCGAGTTGCTTGCCAATACCCACGAAATTGGAACTTTGTGGAATGGCTTTATAAAAATGGTAATGAAAATTCTGGCTCCGGATTTAGGAACCCGGATTGGTATTCCTGAAGATCATGAGCTGGGATATATAATGCTTTTCGGAAAACCGGCAGTAAAATATGCCCGATCAGTTCAAAACGAAGAGCTGCATCTCAATCGGATTAAGCTGAATTAA
- a CDS encoding MarR family transcriptional regulator: MEFEQLKLGNQLCFPIYAASRLITRTYQPMLDELGITYPQYLVLMVLWEHDSMPVNTIAKKLILNTNTITPLLKRMEVQGIVKRTRSEEDERKVTVTLSEKGQQLQIQAAEIPAKLVAQLDTDKISVEELIDLREKLNRLIDSMTER; the protein is encoded by the coding sequence ATGGAATTCGAACAGTTAAAACTAGGAAATCAGCTTTGTTTCCCCATTTATGCAGCCTCGCGCCTGATAACTCGTACTTATCAGCCAATGCTCGACGAACTGGGAATTACTTACCCGCAATACCTGGTTTTAATGGTGCTTTGGGAACACGATTCCATGCCGGTAAATACAATTGCCAAAAAGCTAATACTGAATACCAATACCATCACTCCCCTTCTAAAAAGAATGGAAGTACAGGGAATTGTAAAACGCACCCGATCCGAAGAAGATGAACGAAAAGTAACGGTTACCCTATCAGAAAAAGGGCAGCAGTTACAAATCCAGGCAGCAGAAATTCCGGCAAAACTTGTTGCCCAACTCGACACCGACAAAATCTCGGTTGAAGAACTGATCGATCTTCGGGAAAAACTCAACCGACTCATAGATTCCATGACTGAGCGATAA
- a CDS encoding arsenate reductase ArsC: MKVLILCTGNSCRSQMAHGFLQSFDERIQVESGGTEASGKLNRKAVKAMAEIGIDISGHTSDSVQKFLNDKWDYVITVCGGANENCPAFFGEVKHRLHIGFDDPSHATGTDEFIWSEFIRVRDEIKERFFKLYEEDIKPQL, encoded by the coding sequence ATGAAAGTATTAATTCTTTGTACAGGAAATAGCTGCCGCAGTCAAATGGCACACGGTTTTTTACAATCTTTCGATGAGCGTATTCAGGTGGAATCAGGAGGAACAGAAGCTTCAGGAAAACTGAACCGAAAAGCTGTAAAAGCAATGGCCGAAATTGGTATCGATATAAGTGGGCATACTTCCGATTCGGTTCAGAAATTTTTGAATGATAAATGGGATTATGTAATTACTGTTTGTGGTGGAGCCAACGAAAATTGCCCTGCTTTTTTCGGCGAGGTGAAACACCGACTACACATAGGTTTCGACGATCCATCGCACGCTACCGGCACCGATGAGTTTATCTGGAGCGAGTTTATCCGTGTTCGCGACGAAATTAAGGAGCGTTTTTTCAAACTATACGAGGAAGATATTAAACCGCAATTGTAA
- the arsB gene encoding ACR3 family arsenite efflux transporter: MSNSKKQIGFFEKYLSLWVAICIVVGIGIGHFAGDGIQALSNMEIYKVNIPVAILIWMMIYPMMLQVDFSSIKNVGKRPKGLILTLVVNWLIKPFTMAFFAWIFFSKIYSALISPEQAGEYIAGAILLGAAPCTAMVFVWSYLTNGDPNYTLVQVSVNDLIILVAFIPIVGFLLGITNITIPYDTLVASIVVFVVVPLLAGYITHKMLVKRKGEEWFKKVFLPKFKPVSIIALLLTLVLLFAFQGNIIVKNPLIIVLVAIPLIIQTYFIFFIAWFGGRKLNLPHAVCSPAAMIGASNFFELAVAVAIALFGLQSPAAMVTVVGVLVEVPVMLSLVRLANKWKY; this comes from the coding sequence ATGAGTAACAGTAAAAAGCAAATTGGCTTTTTTGAAAAATACCTGAGCCTTTGGGTGGCAATCTGTATTGTTGTGGGCATTGGCATTGGCCACTTTGCAGGAGACGGCATTCAGGCACTGAGCAACATGGAAATCTACAAAGTAAACATTCCGGTTGCTATTTTAATCTGGATGATGATTTACCCCATGATGCTACAAGTGGACTTTTCGAGCATCAAGAATGTTGGAAAACGCCCAAAAGGTTTAATCCTGACTTTAGTTGTAAACTGGCTGATAAAGCCTTTTACCATGGCATTTTTTGCCTGGATTTTTTTCTCAAAGATTTATTCAGCCTTAATTTCGCCAGAACAGGCCGGTGAATACATTGCCGGAGCGATTCTACTTGGAGCAGCGCCATGTACAGCAATGGTTTTTGTGTGGAGTTATTTGACCAACGGAGACCCGAACTACACATTGGTACAGGTGTCGGTAAACGATCTGATTATCCTGGTTGCGTTTATCCCGATTGTTGGGTTTCTTTTGGGAATAACAAATATTACAATTCCTTACGATACGTTGGTGGCCAGTATTGTTGTGTTTGTGGTAGTACCGTTACTGGCGGGGTACATCACGCACAAAATGCTGGTTAAACGAAAAGGAGAGGAGTGGTTTAAGAAGGTGTTTCTGCCAAAATTTAAACCGGTTTCAATAATTGCCTTGTTGCTTACATTGGTTTTGTTGTTTGCCTTTCAGGGAAATATTATCGTTAAAAACCCGCTTATCATTGTTCTGGTTGCGATCCCGTTGATCATTCAAACCTACTTTATCTTTTTTATAGCCTGGTTTGGCGGCCGGAAATTAAACTTACCACATGCCGTTTGTTCGCCAGCTGCAATGATTGGTGCCAGTAACTTTTTCGAGTTGGCAGTGGCCGTGGCAATTGCTTTGTTCGGATTACAATCGCCGGCTGCAATGGTTACAGTGGTAGGTGTTTTGGTTGAGGTGCCGGTAATGTTATCGCTGGTGAGACTCGCCAATAAATGGAAATACTAA
- a CDS encoding glutathione peroxidase, with amino-acid sequence MKQLIAFFTVVTLLVFQATPSFSAELKEDKPAQKTFHDFVVKDINGNDFDLAQFKGKKVLVVNTASKCGYTPQFEQLQDLYESLDKEKFEIIGFPANNFLKQDPGSNEEILEFCTENYGVTFPMMEKVSVCDYIYTAYPPDENKAEKVSTDPIYDWLTKKELNGVADTKIQWNFQKFLIDENGQLIGTLPPNVMSEIMMLKEWLQN; translated from the coding sequence ATGAAACAATTAATTGCATTTTTCACCGTCGTTACCTTGCTTGTATTTCAGGCAACACCTTCGTTTTCTGCAGAATTAAAAGAAGACAAGCCTGCACAAAAAACATTTCACGATTTTGTTGTAAAAGACATTAATGGCAACGATTTCGATCTTGCCCAATTCAAAGGCAAAAAAGTTTTGGTGGTGAACACGGCCAGCAAATGTGGCTATACACCACAATTCGAGCAACTCCAAGATTTATACGAATCGCTGGACAAGGAAAAATTTGAGATCATTGGATTTCCTGCCAATAACTTTTTAAAACAAGATCCGGGTTCCAATGAAGAGATTCTGGAATTCTGCACAGAAAACTATGGTGTAACATTTCCGATGATGGAAAAAGTTTCGGTGTGCGATTATATTTACACGGCTTATCCGCCCGATGAAAACAAAGCCGAAAAAGTAAGCACCGATCCAATTTACGATTGGCTCACCAAAAAGGAACTTAACGGTGTTGCTGATACAAAAATTCAGTGGAATTTCCAGAAGTTTCTGATCGATGAAAACGGACAACTAATCGGCACACTACCACCCAACGTGATGAGTGAAATTATGATGCTGAAAGAATGGTTACAAAATTAG
- a CDS encoding magnesium transporter CorA family protein: protein MLKIFKTFGGYNEIEKPESGCWINVTQPTANEIELLTKDFNVPQDVVRDILDADERSRIEHDDDWSLIIIRIPVPDKDNGVPYFTVPLGIFMTDSFTITICQVENEVLPYDSPSLYRDNVRPVKDVLNFALKLFLRTANTYLRYLKYINQQTAIIEQDLEKSIRNKELNHLLKMEKCLVFFITSIKANELVLAKLKNGNRRSISEINEDLLEDAIIENKQALDMAQIYSDIQSGMMDAFASVISNNLNVVMKQLASISIILMIPTLVASFYGMNVPNNLETHRWAFFLILGISVVLALIGILIFRKREWF, encoded by the coding sequence ATGTTGAAAATTTTCAAAACCTTTGGTGGATACAACGAAATTGAAAAGCCGGAAAGCGGTTGCTGGATTAACGTTACGCAACCTACCGCCAACGAAATAGAATTACTTACTAAAGATTTTAACGTACCGCAAGATGTTGTGCGTGATATTCTTGATGCCGACGAACGGTCGAGGATTGAGCACGACGATGACTGGTCGCTGATCATTATTCGTATTCCGGTACCCGACAAGGATAACGGAGTTCCGTATTTTACCGTGCCGCTTGGTATTTTTATGACCGATAGTTTTACCATCACCATTTGTCAGGTTGAGAACGAGGTGTTGCCTTACGATAGTCCGTCGCTGTACCGCGATAATGTTAGGCCGGTGAAAGACGTGCTGAATTTTGCATTGAAACTATTCCTGCGCACCGCCAATACTTATTTGCGTTACCTTAAATATATTAATCAGCAAACCGCCATTATTGAGCAGGATTTAGAAAAATCGATCAGAAATAAGGAGCTGAACCATTTGTTGAAAATGGAAAAGTGCCTGGTGTTCTTTATTACCTCAATAAAAGCCAACGAACTGGTTTTGGCCAAGCTAAAAAATGGAAACCGGCGGTCAATCAGCGAGATCAACGAAGATTTATTGGAAGATGCTATTATCGAAAACAAACAGGCGTTGGACATGGCACAAATCTATTCCGATATTCAAAGTGGAATGATGGATGCGTTTGCTTCGGTAATTTCGAATAACCTGAACGTGGTAATGAAACAGTTGGCTTCCATTTCCATTATTTTAATGATTCCGACACTTGTGGCTAGTTTTTACGGAATGAATGTGCCAAACAATTTGGAGACACATCGTTGGGCATTTTTTCTTATCCTTGGCATTTCGGTAGTTCTGGCACTTATCGGTATTCTTATTTTCCGAAAACGCGAGTGGTTCTAA
- a CDS encoding permease — MREKVIALNRKTNGWLFPLFMLPVWLLLYMNLQNIADLIIDDVVGMTAGKHLTETLRFFIFEVPKVMLLLVLIIFGVGIIRSYFSTEKTRKLLQGKSLFTGNVMSALLGIVTPFCSCSAIPLFLGFVEAGIPIGVTFSFLIAAPMVNEVALVLLVGLFGWKVALIYVATGLTIAIISGWLIGKLKMEKYVADWVYSVKANAEGIEEEKLSFSDRIQKGFDSVREIVGKIWIYIIIGIAVGAGAHGYVPEDFLGSLLGKENWYGVPLAILMGVPMYSNAAGIIPIVSVLIEKGVSLGTALAFMMSVIALSLPEIIILKKVLKWQLIAAFVGIVAAGIVIVGFIFNYVM; from the coding sequence ATGAGAGAGAAAGTAATTGCATTAAACCGAAAAACAAACGGTTGGTTATTCCCATTATTTATGTTGCCCGTTTGGCTACTGCTGTACATGAATCTGCAAAACATTGCCGATCTAATTATCGACGATGTGGTAGGAATGACAGCCGGTAAACATTTAACCGAAACATTGCGCTTTTTTATTTTCGAAGTGCCAAAGGTAATGCTGCTGCTGGTGCTGATAATTTTCGGAGTCGGAATTATTCGCAGCTATTTTTCTACCGAGAAGACCCGTAAATTGTTGCAGGGTAAATCGCTGTTTACCGGAAATGTAATGTCGGCATTATTGGGTATTGTAACTCCTTTTTGCTCGTGCTCGGCAATTCCGCTGTTTTTGGGATTTGTTGAAGCCGGCATTCCCATTGGCGTTACTTTTTCGTTTTTAATTGCAGCACCTATGGTAAACGAGGTTGCACTTGTTTTGCTCGTAGGTTTGTTTGGCTGGAAAGTAGCCCTAATATACGTGGCCACCGGTTTAACGATTGCTATTATTTCGGGCTGGCTAATCGGGAAATTAAAAATGGAAAAATATGTTGCCGATTGGGTGTATAGTGTAAAAGCAAATGCTGAGGGCATCGAAGAAGAAAAACTTTCGTTTAGCGATCGTATTCAAAAAGGTTTTGATTCGGTTCGCGAAATTGTCGGCAAAATCTGGATTTATATCATTATCGGTATTGCCGTTGGAGCAGGAGCACATGGTTATGTTCCCGAAGATTTTCTTGGCTCACTTCTCGGAAAAGAAAACTGGTACGGTGTACCACTGGCTATTTTAATGGGAGTTCCTATGTATTCCAATGCTGCGGGAATTATCCCCATTGTCAGTGTACTCATCGAAAAAGGAGTATCGCTGGGCACCGCACTGGCATTTATGATGTCGGTTATCGCCTTGTCACTCCCCGAAATCATCATCCTGAAAAAGGTGTTAAAGTGGCAACTAATTGCTGCGTTTGTGGGGATTGTTGCTGCAGGAATTGTAATTGTAGGTTTCATTTTTAATTATGTGATGTGA
- a CDS encoding NAD(P)-binding domain-containing protein, producing the protein MKTKTIGFIGGGRITKIFLKAFQNKKVAFENVKVFEPNSDTLSALEDLFPEIEAAESVEDAAKQQLVVLAVHPPVMAETLVAIKEVVPEDTQVLSLAPKVTIAKIAEALGTAKVIRMIPNATSFINKGYNPVAFHPETGKKVKKSFMKLVKALGKNFEVKENKLEGYAIVSAMLPTYFWFQWEEMLKVAEATGLDEKEAKKAVEASLKKSLSIFFKSGMSADEVKDLIPVKPIGEAEEQIKEIYQTKLLGLYDKIKA; encoded by the coding sequence ATGAAAACAAAAACCATTGGATTTATTGGTGGTGGAAGGATCACAAAGATCTTTCTGAAGGCGTTTCAAAACAAAAAAGTTGCTTTTGAGAACGTAAAAGTATTCGAACCAAACAGCGATACGCTGAGTGCTCTTGAAGATTTATTTCCTGAGATTGAAGCTGCCGAATCGGTAGAAGATGCCGCAAAACAACAACTGGTAGTTTTGGCAGTTCATCCGCCGGTAATGGCCGAAACGCTTGTTGCTATTAAAGAAGTTGTTCCAGAAGATACACAGGTGCTTTCGCTGGCTCCAAAAGTTACTATCGCAAAGATTGCCGAAGCTTTGGGAACTGCAAAAGTTATCCGGATGATTCCTAACGCTACTTCCTTTATTAACAAAGGATATAATCCGGTAGCTTTTCATCCGGAAACTGGCAAAAAGGTCAAAAAGAGCTTTATGAAACTGGTGAAAGCATTGGGCAAAAACTTCGAGGTAAAAGAAAATAAACTGGAAGGATACGCTATTGTTTCAGCCATGTTACCTACCTATTTCTGGTTCCAATGGGAAGAAATGTTGAAAGTTGCCGAAGCTACCGGACTAGATGAGAAAGAGGCTAAAAAGGCAGTGGAGGCTAGTTTGAAAAAATCGCTATCTATTTTCTTTAAATCAGGCATGTCGGCCGATGAGGTAAAAGATTTGATTCCGGTAAAACCAATTGGCGAGGCCGAAGAGCAAATTAAAGAGATTTACCAGACAAAATTGCTGGGCTTATACGATAAGATTAAAGCTTGA
- a CDS encoding aromatic aminobenezylarsenical efflux permease ArsG family transporter, translated as MEVLQTIFENSEIPILSAFMLGLMTAISPCPLATNITAIGYISKDITSQKRVFLNGLVYTLGRAFSYTAIGLLFFLGASQFEFSSFFQTWGEKILGPLLIIIGLFMLGVLKLSIPGIGSLTEKMQNRSNSGFWGVLLLGIVFALAFCPYSGVLYFGILIPMTISSASGLYLPIVFAVATGIPVIIFAWLIAFSVGSIGNLYNKMKTFEIWFRRVIAVLFIGVGIYYMLIMFILPWLR; from the coding sequence ATGGAGGTATTACAAACAATTTTTGAGAACTCAGAAATTCCGATATTGTCGGCGTTTATGCTGGGGCTTATGACTGCCATAAGCCCTTGCCCGCTGGCAACCAACATAACAGCAATCGGCTACATCAGTAAAGATATTACCAGCCAGAAAAGAGTATTTCTGAATGGTTTGGTTTATACTTTAGGACGTGCCTTTTCGTATACTGCCATCGGTTTGCTGTTCTTTCTTGGTGCCAGCCAGTTCGAGTTCTCCTCCTTTTTTCAAACCTGGGGTGAGAAAATTTTAGGTCCGTTACTTATAATAATTGGCCTTTTTATGTTAGGCGTTTTGAAACTCTCCATTCCGGGAATTGGTTCACTAACTGAAAAAATGCAAAACCGCTCGAACAGCGGATTTTGGGGCGTGTTGTTGCTCGGAATTGTTTTTGCACTGGCTTTTTGTCCGTATAGCGGCGTTCTTTATTTTGGCATACTCATTCCGATGACTATTAGTAGTGCCAGCGGCTTATACCTGCCAATCGTTTTTGCAGTGGCCACCGGAATTCCGGTTATCATTTTTGCCTGGTTAATTGCCTTTAGCGTTGGCTCTATCGGTAACCTGTACAACAAAATGAAAACATTTGAAATCTGGTTTCGCCGCGTAATTGCCGTGTTGTTTATTGGTGTGGGGATTTATTATATGCTTATCATGTTTATTCTACCGTGGTTACGGTAA
- a CDS encoding FAD:protein FMN transferase, whose translation MNQRILLLIGLLLIFQACNTGTSKYIANNGNIYGTYYNIKYESPNGEDLQSDIDEELQRLSHIFSHYDKEATITKVNNNTPVELESEFVTCFLRAEEIAKITNGAFDITAAPLINAWGFGPEDRQKMTDEKVDSLKQICGYEKIRLEDGKVIKENPHMTINMSAIAKGYTCDLIGEFLQKKGCLNYMVDIGGEVVAKGVNDKSKVWTIGIREPIENPFENELSAALMLDNRAMATSGNYLNFYEEDGKKYAHTIDPISGYPVQHSLLSASVVANDCMTADAFATAFMVLGKDVGIEIAHQVPGMEIYFIYVDENGENQVYMSEGFEEMLRK comes from the coding sequence ATGAATCAGCGAATACTTCTGCTTATTGGCTTGTTACTAATTTTTCAGGCTTGTAATACCGGCACTTCGAAATATATTGCAAATAACGGGAACATTTACGGCACGTACTACAACATTAAATACGAGAGTCCTAACGGCGAAGATCTGCAATCTGATATTGATGAAGAATTGCAGCGCTTATCGCACATTTTTTCGCATTACGACAAGGAAGCTACAATTACAAAGGTAAATAACAACACTCCGGTTGAGCTTGAATCAGAATTTGTTACCTGTTTTTTGCGGGCTGAAGAAATTGCAAAAATTACAAACGGCGCTTTTGATATTACTGCCGCTCCGCTGATTAACGCCTGGGGTTTTGGCCCTGAAGACCGTCAAAAAATGACTGATGAAAAAGTTGATTCGTTAAAGCAAATTTGTGGGTATGAGAAAATCCGTCTTGAAGATGGCAAAGTCATAAAGGAAAATCCGCACATGACTATTAATATGAGCGCCATTGCCAAAGGTTATACCTGCGACCTGATTGGAGAATTCCTGCAAAAAAAAGGCTGCCTGAACTATATGGTTGATATTGGCGGCGAAGTTGTTGCAAAAGGTGTAAACGACAAAAGCAAGGTGTGGACAATCGGGATTCGCGAACCTATAGAAAATCCTTTTGAAAATGAGCTAAGCGCAGCATTAATGCTTGATAACCGCGCTATGGCAACATCGGGTAATTACCTGAACTTTTATGAGGAAGATGGTAAAAAATATGCGCACACCATCGACCCGATTTCCGGGTACCCGGTTCAGCACAGTTTGTTAAGCGCTTCGGTAGTTGCCAACGACTGTATGACCGCCGATGCGTTTGCCACTGCGTTTATGGTACTTGGTAAAGATGTAGGTATTGAAATTGCGCATCAGGTGCCGGGAATGGAGATCTATTTTATTTATGTCGACGAGAATGGTGAAAACCAGGTTTATATGTCGGAAGGGTTTGAAGAAATGCTTAGGAAATAA
- a CDS encoding metalloregulator ArsR/SmtB family transcription factor codes for MVQSKTDLFEEELKTQAAWFKVLAHPARLKILQYLAEANSCITGDLSEKLPLGRTTVNQHIKELKEAGLIQGHIEGVRTKYCLNPEKITEVKAVIEQFLNGLNIGDYECKSE; via the coding sequence ATGGTACAATCAAAGACCGATTTATTTGAAGAGGAGCTGAAAACGCAGGCTGCCTGGTTTAAGGTGTTGGCGCATCCGGCACGTTTAAAGATTTTGCAGTACTTGGCGGAAGCGAACAGTTGTATTACCGGCGATCTTTCGGAAAAATTACCATTGGGAAGAACCACCGTAAATCAGCATATTAAAGAGCTAAAAGAAGCCGGATTGATACAGGGCCATATCGAAGGCGTTCGTACAAAGTATTGTTTGAATCCGGAGAAGATTACGGAAGTGAAAGCTGTGATCGAACAATTCTTAAACGGGCTGAACATCGGTGATTATGAATGTAAATCAGAGTAA
- a CDS encoding thioredoxin family protein, which produces MEIKVLGTGCAKCKKLEERTRNAVSELGVEASIEKVEDIYKIMQFGVMNTPALVVDGKVVLSGKLPGDKELKELLS; this is translated from the coding sequence ATGGAGATAAAAGTTTTAGGAACCGGCTGTGCAAAGTGCAAAAAGCTGGAAGAAAGAACAAGAAACGCCGTGAGTGAATTGGGCGTTGAAGCATCGATCGAAAAAGTGGAAGACATATATAAGATCATGCAGTTTGGTGTAATGAATACGCCGGCTCTTGTGGTTGACGGAAAAGTCGTGCTAAGCGGAAAGCTTCCGGGAGATAAAGAATTGAAAGAATTATTGTCGTAG
- a CDS encoding metalloregulator ArsR/SmtB family transcription factor — protein MEVQIISDQQQKIARYAKALGHPVRVYVLQLLGKQSCCYSGDLSDELPIAKSTLSQHLKELKDAGLIQGEIEAPRIKYCVNKENWAEAQKLFRDFLKID, from the coding sequence ATGGAAGTACAAATTATTTCAGATCAGCAACAGAAAATTGCCCGCTATGCAAAAGCGCTCGGACATCCGGTGCGCGTGTATGTATTGCAATTATTGGGTAAGCAGAGTTGTTGTTACAGTGGCGATTTAAGTGATGAGTTGCCAATTGCAAAGTCAACTTTATCGCAACATTTAAAAGAATTAAAGGATGCAGGATTGATTCAGGGAGAGATTGAAGCTCCGCGAATTAAATATTGTGTGAATAAAGAGAACTGGGCAGAAGCACAGAAATTATTTAGAGATTTTCTGAAAATAGACTAA
- a CDS encoding nitrophenyl compound nitroreductase subunit ArsF family protein has product MKKLISILSIVLFVGAISASAQCSGAAQGGPNASCDGCTVAPQSSEVKAYYFHATNRCVTCQAVEKVAKETIEENYKGKVTFESINREEDKDNPLVKKYKISGQTLLLVKGDEMVDLTSSAFMNARTKPEKFEQRLKSEIDELL; this is encoded by the coding sequence ATGAAGAAATTAATCAGTATTTTAAGTATTGTACTTTTTGTGGGAGCAATTTCAGCAAGTGCTCAATGTTCGGGTGCGGCCCAGGGCGGTCCGAATGCATCGTGCGACGGATGTACTGTAGCTCCGCAATCAAGTGAAGTAAAAGCCTACTATTTTCATGCAACAAACCGCTGTGTTACTTGCCAGGCCGTTGAAAAAGTAGCCAAGGAAACGATCGAGGAGAACTACAAAGGAAAAGTAACTTTCGAGTCGATTAATCGTGAAGAGGATAAAGATAATCCTTTGGTGAAAAAGTATAAAATCAGCGGACAAACGCTATTGCTGGTAAAAGGCGACGAAATGGTTGATCTTACCAGTTCTGCATTTATGAATGCGCGCACCAAACCCGAAAAATTTGAACAGCGGTTAAAGTCTGAAATCGACGAGTTGCTTTAA
- a CDS encoding glutathione peroxidase: MENNFYQFKATSLQGKEVAMDSYKGKTVLVVNTASKCELTPQFEGLEKLYKDYKDKGLVILGFPCNQFANQEPGDEKSIAEGCLLNYGVTFPMFSKIDVNGENAHPIYKYLKKELGGTLGSKIKWNFTKFLIDAEGNPVKRFAPTTKPEKLESHIVKLLQN, translated from the coding sequence ATGGAAAACAACTTTTATCAATTTAAAGCAACGAGCTTGCAAGGCAAAGAAGTTGCGATGGACAGCTACAAAGGGAAAACAGTTTTGGTAGTAAACACGGCCAGTAAATGTGAACTAACCCCACAATTTGAAGGGTTGGAAAAACTGTACAAAGATTACAAAGACAAAGGATTGGTGATTCTCGGATTTCCGTGTAACCAGTTTGCCAACCAGGAACCAGGCGATGAAAAATCGATTGCTGAAGGCTGCCTGTTAAATTATGGCGTAACATTCCCCATGTTCTCAAAAATAGATGTAAACGGCGAAAATGCCCACCCCATTTACAAATACCTGAAAAAAGAATTAGGCGGAACTTTAGGCAGTAAGATTAAATGGAATTTTACAAAATTTCTGATCGATGCGGAAGGTAATCCGGTAAAACGATTTGCGCCAACTACCAAACCGGAGAAACTGGAAAGCCACATCGTAAAACTTTTGCAGAATTAA